In a genomic window of Streptomyces sp. NBC_01142:
- the mce gene encoding methylmalonyl-CoA epimerase, with amino-acid sequence MLTRIDHIGIACFDLDKTVEFYRATYGFEVFHTEVNEEQGVREAMLKINETSDGGASYLQLLEPTREDSAVGKWLAKNGEGVHHIAFGTADVDGDAQSIRDKGVRVLYDEPRIGSMGSRITFLHPKDCHGVLTELVTSATEH; translated from the coding sequence ATGCTGACGCGAATCGACCACATCGGGATTGCCTGTTTCGACCTCGACAAGACAGTGGAGTTCTACCGGGCCACCTACGGCTTCGAGGTCTTCCACACCGAGGTCAACGAGGAGCAGGGCGTACGCGAAGCCATGCTCAAGATCAATGAGACGTCCGACGGCGGCGCCTCCTACCTCCAGCTCCTGGAGCCCACCCGCGAGGACTCGGCCGTGGGGAAGTGGCTGGCCAAGAACGGCGAGGGCGTCCACCACATCGCCTTCGGCACGGCGGACGTGGACGGGGATGCGCAGTCCATCCGGGACAAGGGCGTACGTGTCCTGTACGACGAGCCGCGTATCGGTTCCATGGGCTCCCGTATCACCTTCCTGCACCCCAAGGACTGCCACGGCGTTCTCACCGAACTCGTCACCTCTGCAACCGAGCACTGA
- a CDS encoding acetyl-CoA C-acetyltransferase, giving the protein MSGTTGTTSVIVAGARTPMGRLLGSLKSFSGADLGGFAIKAALDRAGIGGDQVQYVIMGQVLQAGAGQIPARQAAVKGGIPMSVPALTINKVCLSGLDAIALADQLIRAGEFDVIVAGGQESMTNAPHLLPKSREGYKYGAIEMLDSMAYDGLTDSFENVAMGESTEKHNTRLGIARPEQDEIAALSHQRAAAAQKNGIFEAEITPVEIPQRKGEPVVFAKDEGIRAETTVESLGRLRPAFAKDGTITAGTSSQISDGAAAVVVMSKAKAEELGLEWIAEIGAHGNVAGPDNSLQSQPSNAIQQALRKEGLGVEDLDLVEINEAFAAVAVQSMKDLGVSPEKVNVNGGAIALGHPIGMSGARVVLHLALELKRRGGGVGAAALCGGGGQGDALIVRLAGK; this is encoded by the coding sequence ATGTCTGGAACGACCGGTACCACGTCAGTGATTGTTGCGGGCGCCCGTACGCCCATGGGCCGCCTGCTCGGCTCGCTCAAGTCCTTCTCCGGTGCCGATCTCGGCGGCTTCGCCATCAAGGCGGCGCTGGACCGGGCCGGCATCGGCGGTGATCAGGTGCAGTACGTGATCATGGGCCAGGTGCTGCAGGCCGGGGCGGGGCAGATCCCGGCGCGCCAGGCCGCGGTCAAGGGCGGCATCCCGATGAGTGTCCCCGCGCTCACCATCAACAAAGTCTGTCTCTCCGGTCTCGACGCCATCGCGCTGGCCGACCAGCTGATCCGCGCCGGCGAGTTCGACGTGATCGTCGCCGGCGGCCAGGAGTCCATGACCAACGCTCCGCACCTGCTGCCGAAGTCGCGCGAGGGCTACAAGTACGGCGCGATCGAGATGCTCGACTCGATGGCGTACGACGGTCTGACCGACTCCTTCGAGAACGTCGCCATGGGCGAGTCCACGGAGAAGCACAACACCCGGCTCGGCATCGCCCGTCCCGAGCAGGACGAGATCGCGGCGCTCTCGCACCAGCGGGCCGCTGCCGCACAGAAGAACGGCATCTTCGAGGCGGAGATCACCCCCGTCGAGATCCCGCAGCGCAAGGGCGAGCCGGTGGTCTTCGCCAAGGACGAGGGCATCCGCGCCGAGACGACGGTGGAGTCGCTGGGCAGGCTGCGCCCCGCGTTCGCCAAGGACGGCACGATCACGGCCGGTACGTCCTCGCAGATCTCCGACGGCGCCGCGGCGGTCGTGGTGATGAGCAAGGCCAAGGCCGAGGAGCTGGGCCTGGAGTGGATCGCGGAGATCGGCGCGCACGGAAACGTGGCAGGACCCGACAACTCGCTCCAGTCGCAGCCGTCCAACGCGATCCAGCAGGCCCTGCGCAAGGAAGGCCTCGGCGTCGAGGACCTCGACCTCGTCGAGATCAACGAGGCGTTCGCCGCGGTCGCCGTGCAGTCAATGAAGGACCTCGGGGTATCCCCGGAAAAGGTGAATGTCAACGGCGGTGCGATTGCCCTCGGTCACCCGATCGGCATGTCCGGCGCGCGGGTGGTCCTGCACCTGGCGCTGGAGCTGAAGCGCCGGGGCGGCGGCGTCGGTGCGGCGGCGCTGTGCGGCGGCGGCGGTCAGGGCGACGCGCTGATCGTTCGCCTGGCCGGCAAGTAA
- the meaB gene encoding methylmalonyl Co-A mutase-associated GTPase MeaB, whose amino-acid sequence MVDVPQLVAQAREGRPRAVARLISLVEGASPQLREVMAALAPLTGGAYVVGLTGSPGVGKSTSTSALVSAYRKTGKRVGVLAVDPSSPFSGGALLGDRVRMSDHASDPGVYIRSMATRGHLGGLAWSAPQAIRVLDAAGCDVILVETVGVGQSEVEIASQADTSVVLLAPGMGDGIQAAKAGILEIGDVYVVNKADRDGADATARELNHMLGLGEARGPGDWRPPIVKTVAARGEGIDEVVEALEKHRAWMEEHGVLAERRARRAAGEVETIAVTALRERIGDLHGDRRLGALAERIVAGELDPYTAADELVAGITQA is encoded by the coding sequence ATGGTGGACGTCCCCCAACTGGTCGCCCAGGCGCGCGAGGGCAGGCCCCGGGCCGTGGCCCGGCTGATCTCTCTGGTGGAGGGGGCGTCCCCGCAGCTGCGGGAGGTCATGGCGGCGCTGGCGCCGCTGACGGGCGGCGCGTACGTGGTGGGCCTGACGGGCTCGCCCGGCGTCGGCAAATCCACCTCCACCTCGGCGCTGGTGTCCGCGTACCGGAAGACCGGTAAGCGGGTCGGCGTCCTGGCTGTCGACCCGTCCTCGCCCTTTTCGGGCGGGGCGCTGCTCGGAGACCGGGTCCGGATGTCGGACCACGCCTCCGATCCGGGCGTCTACATCCGCTCCATGGCCACCCGCGGCCATCTGGGCGGTCTTGCCTGGTCCGCACCGCAGGCGATCCGCGTCCTGGACGCGGCAGGCTGCGACGTGATCCTGGTCGAGACGGTGGGCGTCGGGCAGTCGGAGGTGGAGATCGCCTCGCAGGCGGACACCTCGGTGGTGCTGCTGGCGCCCGGGATGGGCGACGGCATCCAGGCGGCGAAGGCGGGCATCCTCGAGATCGGCGATGTGTATGTCGTCAACAAGGCGGACCGGGACGGCGCGGACGCGACGGCCCGCGAGCTGAACCACATGCTCGGCCTGGGCGAGGCCCGCGGGCCGGGCGACTGGCGACCGCCGATCGTGAAGACGGTCGCGGCGCGGGGCGAGGGCATCGACGAGGTCGTCGAGGCGCTGGAGAAGCACCGCGCGTGGATGGAGGAGCACGGCGTCCTCGCGGAGCGCCGCGCCCGCCGCGCGGCCGGCGAGGTGGAGACCATCGCGGTGACGGCCCTGCGGGAACGCATCGGCGACCTGCACGGTGACCGCCGTCTGGGCGCGCTGGCGGAACGGATCGTGGCGGGGGAGCTGGACCCGTACACGGCGGCGGACGAACTGGTGGCGGGCATCACACAGGCGTAG
- a CDS encoding PepSY domain-containing protein, with product MKRNLGIATLAAAVLVGGGTYTAAAVTGNDDGPRTAPSAPVAAAGTPDDDERSGKQPAGPTAAQAVAAALKQTPGTVESVDLDDDGAAYWEVDVVGKDNREHELKVDAKTGAVRSGDSGGDRDDRDDDRDDDRAAVRGAGVDARQAAAAALAAHPGTVTSVDFDDDAWEVEVHVENGGERELTVDARTGKVTAAAQDDDSADDRRDDADDNDGSDD from the coding sequence ATGAAGCGCAACCTTGGCATCGCCACCCTGGCCGCGGCCGTCCTGGTGGGCGGCGGAACGTACACCGCCGCCGCCGTGACGGGCAACGACGACGGCCCGCGGACGGCCCCGTCCGCACCCGTGGCGGCGGCGGGCACGCCGGACGACGACGAGCGGTCCGGGAAGCAGCCGGCCGGACCGACCGCGGCCCAGGCTGTGGCCGCCGCGCTGAAGCAGACCCCCGGCACCGTGGAGTCGGTCGACCTCGACGACGACGGGGCGGCGTACTGGGAGGTCGATGTCGTCGGCAAGGACAACCGCGAGCACGAGCTGAAGGTCGACGCGAAGACCGGGGCCGTACGCAGCGGGGACAGCGGCGGCGATCGCGATGACCGGGATGACGACCGCGATGACGACCGAGCGGCCGTGCGCGGTGCCGGCGTCGATGCCCGGCAGGCCGCGGCGGCGGCACTCGCCGCACACCCCGGGACGGTCACGTCGGTCGACTTCGACGACGACGCCTGGGAGGTCGAGGTCCACGTCGAGAACGGTGGCGAGCGGGAGCTGACGGTCGACGCCAGGACCGGCAAGGTGACGGCGGCCGCCCAGGACGACGACAGCGCGGACGACCGCCGTGACGACGCGGACGACAACGACGGCTCCGACGACTGA
- a CDS encoding response regulator transcription factor, with product MRLLIVEDEKRLALSLARGLEAEGYAVDVVHDGLEGLHRAGEGSYDLVVLDIMLPGMNGYRVCGALRAAGHDVPILMLTAKDGEYDEAEGLDTGADDYLTKPFSYVVLVARIKALLRRRGRSGGSPVLVVGGLRVDTAARRVFRGEDEVALTAKEFAVLEQLAMRSGEVVSKPEILEHVWDFAYDGDPNIIEVYISALRRKLGADRIQTLRGAGYRLVAAS from the coding sequence ATGCGTTTGTTGATCGTGGAGGATGAGAAGCGGCTCGCCCTGTCCCTCGCCAGGGGACTGGAGGCCGAGGGCTATGCCGTGGACGTGGTCCATGACGGCCTGGAGGGACTGCACCGGGCAGGCGAGGGCTCGTACGACCTGGTCGTCCTCGACATCATGCTGCCCGGCATGAACGGCTACCGGGTCTGCGGGGCGCTGCGCGCGGCCGGCCACGACGTCCCGATCCTGATGCTGACCGCCAAGGACGGCGAGTACGACGAGGCCGAGGGCCTCGACACCGGCGCCGACGACTATCTGACCAAGCCCTTCTCGTACGTCGTCCTGGTGGCACGGATCAAGGCGCTGCTGCGCCGCCGCGGCCGCTCCGGCGGCTCGCCGGTACTCGTCGTCGGCGGGCTCCGTGTGGACACCGCCGCCCGCCGTGTCTTCCGCGGTGAGGACGAAGTCGCCCTCACCGCCAAGGAGTTCGCCGTCCTGGAGCAACTGGCGATGCGCTCCGGCGAGGTGGTCAGCAAGCCGGAGATCCTCGAGCACGTCTGGGACTTCGCCTACGACGGCGACCCCAACATCATCGAGGTCTACATCAGCGCCCTGCGCCGCAAGCTCGGCGCGGACCGGATCCAGACCCTGCGCGGCGCGGGCTACCGGCTGGTGGCGGCGTCATGA
- a CDS encoding HAMP domain-containing sensor histidine kinase encodes MRSVRARAAFGATLVVAVALIAAGLSVLLVLRSNLIGQADLQAEVTAQDVASRFALARPGDRLDLPDSDDDRPVQVVGEDGRVLAASEGLEAVSGTGSAQVKPQAQTPAAGAGSTGPGAEDDDDSDADDDTAADPARGEVSGDEPRFSSGRATVDGDRADYRFAAVEATNEAEQTVTVYAGAPLTTEQDAVGTVRDAMLVGFPLLLVVVGSVTWLVTRRALKPVEGIRGEMAAITASEDLSRRVPEPDSRDEVARLARTTNETLAALEASVERQRRFVADASHELRSPIASLRTQLEVGAAHPELLDVPGAVADTVRLQQLAADLLLLARLDAGEQPGQSLLDLAALAREETSQRAGDRIPVTVTATDGLEVTGSRGQLARVLGNLLDNAQRHARTSVTASVRREGDRVVLAVGDDGSGVPEAERERIFERFVRLDESRARDDGGAGLGLAIARDVAHRHGGTLTVGRSPAGGALFELALPAA; translated from the coding sequence ATGAGATCCGTACGGGCTCGGGCCGCGTTCGGCGCCACCCTCGTCGTCGCCGTCGCCCTGATCGCCGCCGGGCTCTCCGTACTTCTCGTACTGCGCTCGAACCTCATCGGCCAGGCGGATCTCCAGGCCGAGGTCACGGCCCAGGACGTGGCCTCGCGGTTCGCCCTCGCCAGGCCGGGCGACCGACTGGACCTGCCCGACAGCGACGACGACCGCCCGGTCCAGGTCGTCGGCGAGGACGGCCGGGTGCTTGCCGCGAGCGAGGGGCTGGAGGCGGTCTCCGGGACCGGGAGCGCGCAGGTGAAGCCCCAGGCACAGACCCCGGCCGCGGGTGCGGGATCGACGGGGCCGGGGGCCGAGGACGACGACGACAGTGACGCCGACGACGACACCGCCGCCGATCCGGCGCGCGGCGAGGTCTCGGGCGACGAGCCGCGGTTCAGCTCCGGCCGCGCCACCGTGGACGGTGACCGCGCCGACTACCGCTTCGCCGCGGTCGAGGCGACCAACGAGGCCGAGCAGACCGTCACGGTCTACGCGGGCGCGCCCCTGACCACCGAGCAGGACGCGGTCGGCACGGTGCGTGACGCGATGCTCGTCGGCTTCCCGCTGCTGCTTGTGGTGGTCGGCTCGGTGACCTGGCTGGTGACCCGGCGGGCCCTGAAGCCTGTGGAGGGCATCAGGGGCGAGATGGCGGCCATCACCGCCTCCGAGGATCTCTCCAGGCGCGTCCCCGAGCCGGATTCACGCGACGAGGTGGCGAGGCTGGCCCGTACGACGAACGAGACGCTGGCCGCGCTCGAAGCCTCCGTGGAGCGCCAGCGGCGCTTTGTCGCGGACGCCTCGCACGAACTGCGCAGCCCCATCGCCTCGCTGCGCACCCAGCTCGAAGTCGGCGCGGCCCACCCGGAGTTGCTGGATGTGCCGGGCGCGGTCGCGGACACCGTACGGTTGCAGCAGCTCGCCGCGGATCTGCTGCTGCTGGCTCGTCTGGATGCGGGGGAGCAGCCGGGGCAGTCCCTGCTCGACCTCGCCGCGCTGGCCCGCGAGGAGACCTCCCAGAGGGCCGGTGACCGCATCCCGGTGACGGTCACCGCCACCGACGGGCTGGAGGTGACGGGATCGCGCGGGCAGTTGGCGCGGGTGCTCGGCAATCTGCTGGACAACGCCCAGCGTCATGCGCGTACTTCGGTCACCGCGTCCGTCCGCAGGGAAGGCGACCGCGTCGTACTGGCGGTCGGGGACGACGGTTCGGGCGTGCCGGAAGCCGAACGCGAGCGGATCTTCGAGCGGTTCGTCCGCCTCGACGAGTCCCGCGCCAGGGACGACGGCGGCGCGGGACTCGGCCTCGCGATCGCCCGCGATGTGGCTCATCGCCACGGCGGCACGCTCACGGTCGGCCGGTCCCCGGCCGGCGGGGCGCTGTTCGAACTCGCCCTGCCCGCCGCCTGA
- a CDS encoding MarR family winged helix-turn-helix transcriptional regulator, with translation METETATRWLTDDEQCAWRTYLDVNRLLTYQMEKDLQPFGLTNNDYEILVNLSESADRRMRMSDLAASTLQSKSRLSHQITRMENAGLVRRENCESDRRGLYAVLTEQGIETMQKVAPHHVASVRKHFIDMLSPEALADLRESLSPVAEHLRGRRGKV, from the coding sequence ATGGAGACCGAGACGGCCACCCGCTGGCTGACCGATGACGAGCAGTGCGCCTGGCGCACATATCTGGATGTCAACCGGCTGTTGACGTACCAGATGGAGAAGGACCTCCAGCCGTTCGGCCTGACCAACAACGACTACGAGATCCTGGTCAACCTCTCCGAGTCGGCGGACAGGCGGATGCGGATGAGCGACCTCGCCGCGTCGACGCTGCAGTCCAAGAGCCGGCTCTCCCATCAGATCACCCGCATGGAGAACGCGGGACTGGTCCGCCGGGAGAACTGCGAGTCGGACCGGCGAGGGTTGTACGCGGTCCTGACCGAACAGGGCATTGAGACCATGCAGAAGGTCGCGCCGCACCATGTCGCGTCCGTGCGCAAGCACTTCATCGACATGCTCTCACCGGAGGCCCTCGCGGATCTACGCGAGTCACTCTCACCGGTCGCCGAGCATCTGCGCGGGCGACGCGGCAAGGTGTAG
- a CDS encoding AIM24 family protein yields the protein MSTPVIHDPMSLPSDDNVNPYTFCVELKSSQWFLQKGKMIAYYGQIDFNGIGHGRLDRLMRTSFHSPLHASDWVVAEGSGKMLLADRAFDVNSYDLENGNLTIRSGNLLAYQPTLALKQSIVPGFLTLIGTGKFVAASNGPVVFMEPPIRVDPQALVGWADCPSPCHHYDHGYMTGVMGGLRAMTGIGGASGEEHQFEFVGAGTVLLQSTEALMAEQATGAVPHDAGVPGGHGGGQAPGQHGSAPRLPGQLGDLQRRFGL from the coding sequence GTGAGCACGCCCGTGATCCACGACCCGATGTCACTGCCGAGCGACGACAACGTCAATCCGTACACCTTCTGCGTGGAGCTGAAATCCAGCCAGTGGTTCCTGCAGAAGGGGAAGATGATCGCCTATTACGGGCAGATCGACTTCAACGGCATCGGCCACGGCCGGCTCGACCGGCTGATGCGGACCTCCTTCCACTCGCCGCTGCACGCGAGCGACTGGGTGGTGGCGGAGGGCAGCGGCAAGATGCTGCTCGCCGACCGCGCCTTCGATGTGAACTCCTACGACCTGGAGAACGGCAACCTCACGATCCGCTCCGGGAACCTGCTGGCGTACCAGCCGACGCTGGCGCTGAAGCAGTCGATCGTGCCCGGCTTTCTGACGCTGATCGGTACGGGGAAGTTCGTGGCCGCGTCCAACGGTCCCGTGGTCTTCATGGAGCCGCCGATCCGGGTGGATCCGCAGGCGCTGGTCGGGTGGGCCGACTGCCCCTCGCCCTGCCACCACTACGACCACGGCTATATGACGGGCGTGATGGGCGGGCTGCGGGCCATGACAGGGATCGGCGGGGCCTCGGGCGAGGAGCACCAGTTCGAGTTCGTCGGGGCCGGCACCGTGCTGCTCCAGTCGACCGAGGCGCTGATGGCCGAGCAGGCGACCGGTGCCGTGCCGCATGACGCGGGGGTTCCCGGCGGGCACGGTGGGGGGCAAGCCCCAGGTCAACACGGGTCCGCACCCCGCCTCCCCGGTCAACTGGGGGACCTCCAGCGCCGCTTCGGCCTGTGA
- a CDS encoding AIM24 family protein: MPFREINSRMVEATVLPGQKMFSQRGAMLAYKGDVSFTPNMQGGQGGLASMIGRRVAGEATPLMAVEGSGTVMFGHGGHHIQLINLTGETLYVEADRLLAFDGTLQQGTMFMGSQGGVMGMVRGQVTGQGLFTTTLKGQGAVAVMAHGGVIELPITPGRAVHVDPQAYVAHHGDVRNKLSTALGWRDMVGRGSGEAFQLELSGSGAVYVQASEEKL, from the coding sequence ATGCCGTTCCGTGAGATCAATTCAAGGATGGTCGAGGCGACGGTCCTCCCCGGCCAGAAGATGTTCAGCCAGCGCGGCGCGATGCTCGCGTACAAGGGCGACGTCTCTTTCACGCCGAACATGCAGGGCGGTCAGGGCGGCCTGGCGTCGATGATCGGCCGCCGCGTGGCGGGCGAGGCGACGCCGCTGATGGCGGTGGAGGGCAGCGGCACGGTGATGTTCGGCCACGGCGGCCACCACATCCAGCTCATCAACCTCACCGGCGAGACCCTGTACGTCGAGGCCGACCGGCTGCTCGCCTTCGACGGCACGCTGCAGCAGGGCACGATGTTCATGGGCTCGCAGGGCGGGGTCATGGGCATGGTGCGCGGACAGGTGACGGGCCAGGGCCTGTTCACGACCACGCTCAAGGGCCAGGGCGCCGTCGCGGTGATGGCGCACGGCGGAGTGATCGAGCTGCCGATCACTCCGGGCCGGGCGGTCCATGTGGACCCGCAGGCGTATGTCGCCCACCACGGCGACGTACGCAACAAGCTCTCCACCGCGCTCGGCTGGCGCGACATGGTGGGGCGCGGCTCGGGCGAGGCCTTCCAGCTGGAGCTCAGCGGCAGTGGTGCGGTGTACGTCCAGGCGTCGGAGGAGAAGCTGTGA
- a CDS encoding AIM24 family protein — MFRLQGSKVLAVDMTGDAVKAKNGSMVAYDGQMAFKKMSGGGEGIRGMVTRRLTGEQMVMMEVKGQGTCYFADRASEINLVNLHGDKLYVESSNLLCTDAGLRTGTSFTGLRGGATGNGLFTTTVEGTGQAAIMSDGQAVVLRVTPQYPLSVDPGAYVAHQGNLQQSFQSGVNFRTLMGEGSGEAFQIRFEGDGLVYVQPSERNTVGGEV, encoded by the coding sequence ATGTTCCGACTCCAAGGCAGCAAGGTGCTCGCCGTCGATATGACCGGCGACGCCGTCAAAGCGAAGAACGGCTCGATGGTCGCCTACGACGGCCAGATGGCCTTCAAGAAGATGTCCGGCGGCGGTGAGGGCATCCGCGGGATGGTCACCCGCCGCCTCACCGGCGAGCAGATGGTGATGATGGAGGTGAAGGGGCAGGGCACCTGCTACTTCGCCGATCGCGCCTCCGAGATCAACCTGGTGAACCTGCACGGCGACAAGCTCTATGTCGAGTCGAGCAACCTGCTGTGCACGGACGCGGGACTGCGCACCGGCACGAGCTTCACCGGGCTGCGCGGCGGGGCGACCGGCAACGGTCTGTTCACCACCACCGTCGAAGGCACCGGCCAGGCGGCGATCATGTCGGACGGCCAGGCCGTGGTGCTGCGGGTGACACCCCAGTACCCGCTCTCCGTCGACCCCGGCGCGTACGTCGCCCACCAGGGCAATCTCCAGCAGAGTTTCCAGTCCGGGGTGAACTTCCGGACCCTCATGGGCGAGGGCTCGGGCGAGGCCTTCCAGATCCGCTTCGAGGGCGACGGCCTGGTGTACGTCCAGCCGAGCGAGCGGAACACCGTCGGGGGCGAGGTCTGA
- a CDS encoding DUF3817 domain-containing protein, translated as MDIKTASSLHRLRLVSAPEAVSFLLLLVCSVLKRTTEFNAVPVMGAVHGVLFILYVLFWLDAWNRTKWNAKTAALYFVLSVLPFGGFFAERKLKREAEDAVIASRARREPKVSA; from the coding sequence GTGGACATCAAGACCGCCTCGTCCCTCCACCGCCTCCGTCTGGTCTCCGCGCCGGAGGCCGTGTCCTTCCTCCTGCTGCTCGTCTGCTCGGTACTCAAGCGCACGACGGAGTTCAACGCGGTCCCGGTGATGGGCGCGGTCCACGGCGTGCTCTTCATCCTGTACGTGCTCTTCTGGCTGGACGCCTGGAACCGCACCAAGTGGAACGCGAAGACCGCGGCCCTCTACTTCGTCCTCTCCGTCCTCCCCTTCGGCGGCTTCTTCGCGGAGCGCAAGCTCAAGCGCGAGGCCGAGGACGCCGTCATCGCCTCCCGCGCCCGCCGTGAGCCCAAGGTCAGCGCATGA
- a CDS encoding MTH1187 family thiamine-binding protein has product MIVAFSVTPLGVGEDVGEYVADAVRVVRASGLPHRTDAMFTSIEGEWDEVMDVVKRAVAAVEARAPRVSVVLKADIRPGVSDGLSSKVATVERHLSV; this is encoded by the coding sequence ATGATCGTCGCCTTCTCCGTCACTCCGCTGGGCGTCGGGGAGGACGTCGGCGAATACGTCGCCGACGCCGTCCGCGTGGTCCGCGCATCCGGACTGCCCCATCGCACGGACGCGATGTTCACCTCGATCGAGGGCGAGTGGGACGAGGTGATGGACGTCGTCAAACGCGCCGTCGCGGCGGTCGAGGCCCGCGCCCCGCGCGTCTCCGTCGTCCTCAAGGCCGACATCCGGCCCGGCGTCAGCGATGGTCTCAGCTCCAAGGTGGCGACCGTGGAACGGCATCTCTCCGTCTGA
- a CDS encoding DUF5937 family protein, translating to MPFHLHFGESDLLRCRFAVSPLWETQEAVRTLDRPERHGYHLPWLRRIRDAADGIDLRPLWLLMPQNGHNPDFLCPPPLGPIASFEEEIAGVRATPLETAREDMALALADRPGGLDSAAGRAMLGDPARAVRELAGLLEQAWRALIEPEWPRLRALLEADVAYHSRRLAEAGFERLVGELSPQLGWQDSTLTIVGTNGDHVRVLGGQGLVLMPSVFSWPHVVSGFEPPWQPAVIYPARGIGGLWTEAADRTPDALARLLGRVRADVLCALDEPAGTTALAHVLGLAPSSVSAHLSVLRGAGLLTSRRYGHQVLYERTPLGIALASQPEAE from the coding sequence ATGCCGTTCCATCTGCACTTCGGCGAGAGCGACCTCCTCCGCTGCCGGTTCGCCGTCTCCCCCCTGTGGGAGACCCAGGAAGCCGTACGCACCCTCGACCGGCCCGAACGGCACGGATATCACCTGCCCTGGCTGCGGCGGATACGGGACGCCGCCGACGGGATCGATCTGCGCCCGCTGTGGCTGCTGATGCCGCAGAACGGGCACAACCCCGACTTCCTCTGCCCTCCGCCCCTCGGACCCATCGCCTCCTTCGAGGAGGAGATCGCAGGCGTGCGTGCCACCCCGCTCGAGACCGCACGGGAGGACATGGCCCTCGCCCTCGCCGACAGGCCGGGCGGACTGGACAGTGCCGCCGGACGGGCCATGCTCGGTGATCCGGCGCGGGCCGTACGGGAGTTGGCCGGGCTGCTCGAGCAGGCCTGGCGCGCGCTGATCGAGCCCGAGTGGCCCCGGCTGCGGGCACTGCTCGAGGCCGACGTCGCGTACCACTCGCGGCGGCTCGCCGAGGCCGGATTCGAGCGGCTGGTCGGCGAGTTGAGCCCGCAGCTCGGCTGGCAGGACTCCACGCTCACGATCGTCGGGACGAACGGTGACCACGTCCGCGTGCTCGGCGGTCAGGGTCTTGTGCTGATGCCGAGCGTCTTCTCCTGGCCCCATGTGGTCAGCGGCTTCGAGCCGCCCTGGCAGCCGGCCGTGATCTACCCGGCGCGCGGCATCGGCGGACTGTGGACGGAGGCCGCGGACCGTACGCCCGACGCGCTGGCCCGGCTGCTCGGCCGGGTGCGCGCGGACGTCCTGTGCGCGCTCGACGAGCCGGCCGGGACCACCGCGCTCGCGCACGTCCTCGGCCTCGCGCCCTCGTCCGTATCGGCGCATCTGTCGGTGCTGCGCGGCGCGGGGCTGCTGACCTCGCGCCGCTACGGTCACCAGGTGCTGTACGAACGGACACCCCTGGGGATCGCGCTGGCATCGCAACCCGAAGCCGAGTGA